The Tatumella ptyseos genome segment GGTAATCAACATAAAGGCAGGGATAGCCGTGAAGAATAGGGCGATACTGCCGACGATGACAAATGGACGACGTCCAAACCGGTCACTGAGCATTCCCATCACTGGCTGAATGAAAAGCATACCAATCATAATGGCGATGATAATCAATACACCGTGATCTTCTGAGTAATGAAGATTGTGTGAAAGATAGCTCGGCATATAGGTCAGCAACATGTAGTAGGTGACGTTGGTCGCAATCACCAAACCGATACACGCTAGCAAGCTTTTCCAGTGTTTGGTCGCAATATCCTTGAAAGAGACTTTAGGGCCGTTTTGTAGGCCTTCCCGGTCGCCTTGCTCTAACTTATCAACGTGTTGTTGGAAGGCTGGCGTCTCTTCTAAAGCATGACGTAGATAAAGCCCAACAATCCCTAGAGGTAATGCTAAGAAGAAGGGTAGACGCCAGCCCCATTCCATAAAGCGTGCTTCACCGATAATGGTAGAAATAAGAACAACTACCCCAGCACCGAGTACGAATCCAACAATAGAACCGAAATCCAACCAGCTACCCATAAAGCCGCGTTTACGGTCAGGAGAGTATTCAGCGACGAAAATTGAAGCACCGGTATATTCACCCCCCACAGAGAAGCCTTGGGCCATTTTTGCAATCAGCAGCAGGATCGGGGCCCAAATACCTATTGATGCATAAGAAGGAATGAGTCCGATACAGAAAGTACTGATCGACATAATAACAATCGTGACAGAGAGTATTTTTTGGCGGCCATATTTATCGCCAAGCATTCCAAAAAAGAGTCCACCCAGAGGACGAATCAAGAAGGGAACGGAGAAGGTTGCCAATGCGGCAATCATCTGAATACCAGGTGTGGCTGAGGGGAAAAAGATTTTACCCAGAGC includes the following:
- the proP gene encoding glycine betaine/L-proline transporter ProP yields the protein MKLRRKRIKPIGIDDVTIIDDARLRKAITAASLGNAMEWFDFGVYGFVAYALGKIFFPSATPGIQMIAALATFSVPFLIRPLGGLFFGMLGDKYGRQKILSVTIVIMSISTFCIGLIPSYASIGIWAPILLLIAKMAQGFSVGGEYTGASIFVAEYSPDRKRGFMGSWLDFGSIVGFVLGAGVVVLISTIIGEARFMEWGWRLPFFLALPLGIVGLYLRHALEETPAFQQHVDKLEQGDREGLQNGPKVSFKDIATKHWKSLLACIGLVIATNVTYYMLLTYMPSYLSHNLHYSEDHGVLIIIAIMIGMLFIQPVMGMLSDRFGRRPFVIVGSIALFFTAIPAFMLITSNVLGLIFAGLLILAVVLNCFTGVMASSLPAMFPTNIRYSALASAFNISILIAGLTPTIIAWLVEASNNLFMPAYYLMVVAIIGLITGIFMKETANKPLIGATPAASDLDEAREILQEHHDNIGQKIDDIDEEIQRLEQKRSRLVDQHPDIKE